In Nymphaea colorata isolate Beijing-Zhang1983 chromosome 5, ASM883128v2, whole genome shotgun sequence, one genomic interval encodes:
- the LOC116254714 gene encoding proliferating cell nuclear antigen, which translates to MLELRLVQGSLLKKVLEAIKDLVTDANFDCSATGFSLQAMDSSHVALVALLLRSEGFEHYRCDRNLSMGMNLNNMSKMLRCAGNDDIITIKADDGSDTVTFMFESPNQDKISDFEMKLMDIDSEHLGIPEAEYHAIVRMPSSEFSRICKDLSTIGDTVVISVTKEGVKFSTSGDIGTANIVCRQNTSVDKPEEATIIEMNEPVSLTFALRYMNSFTKATPLSNTVTLSLSSELPVVVEYKIADMGYIRFYLAPKIEDEEVNS; encoded by the exons aTGTTGGAGCTACGGCTGGTGCAGGGGAGCCTTCTGAAGAAGGTGTTGGAGGCCATCAAGGATCTCGTCACCGACGCCAACTTCGACTGCTCGGCCACTGGTTTCTCCCTGCAGGCCATGGACTCCAGCCATGTTGCCCTCGTCGCCCTCCTCCTCCGCTCTGAGGGCTTCGAGCATTACCGCTGCGACCGCAACCTCTCCATGGGCATGAACCTCAACAATATGTCCAAGATGCTCAGGTGCGCCGGCAACGACGACATCATCACCATCAAGGCCGACGATGGCAGTGACACCGTCACCTTCATGTTCGAGAGCCCCA ACCAGGACAAGATCTCGGACTTTGAGATGAAGCTCATGGACATCGATAGCGAGCATCTGGGTATCCCGGAAGCCGAGTATCACGCCATAGTGAGGATGCCGTCGTCGGAGTTTTCGAGGATTTGTAAGGATCTCAGCACAATTGGTGACACTG TGGTGATCTCCGTGACGAAGGAAGGTGTGAAGTTCTCGACTAGTGGCGATATCGGCACTGCCAACATTGTCTGCCGCCAGAATACCTCTGTCGACAAG CCCGAGGAAGCCACGATCATAGAGATGAACGAGCCGGTGTCCCTAACGTTTGCGCTGAGGTATATGAACTCTTTCACGAAGGCGACGCCGTTGTCGAACACCGTCACTTTAAGCCTTTCGTCGGAGCTGCCTGTAGTGGTGGAATACAAGATTGCCGACATGGGTTACATCAGGTTTTACTTGGCTCCGAAGATTGAAGATGAAGAGGTTAATTCATAG